Proteins from a genomic interval of Neisseria arctica:
- the cas7c gene encoding type I-C CRISPR-associated protein Cas7/Csd2 — MFIQNRYEFVYFFDVTNGNPNGDPDAGNMPRLDPESSKGLVTDVCLKRKIRNFVELANENQPGYEIYVKDKGVLNLQNKRAYEALGIESEAKKLPKDEAKARDITAWMCKNFFDIRTFGAVMTTEVNSGQVRGPVQLAFAQSIDPIIPLEVSITRMAVTNEKDLEKERTMGRKYIVPYALYRVHGFISANLAAKTGFSDDDLTKLWQALQLMFEHDRSAARGEMAARKLIVFKHDTALGSLPAHKLFDAVKVERVNGESGTPASGFADYQIRIDSDGLSGVSVEEWL; from the coding sequence ATGTTCATCCAAAACCGCTATGAATTCGTTTACTTTTTTGATGTAACCAACGGCAACCCCAACGGCGACCCCGACGCCGGCAATATGCCGCGCTTAGATCCCGAATCCAGCAAGGGCTTGGTTACCGACGTGTGCCTGAAGCGCAAAATCCGCAATTTTGTCGAACTCGCTAATGAAAACCAGCCGGGATATGAAATCTATGTGAAAGACAAAGGCGTGTTGAATCTGCAAAACAAACGCGCCTATGAAGCCTTGGGTATCGAATCCGAAGCCAAAAAATTACCCAAAGACGAAGCCAAAGCCCGCGACATCACCGCATGGATGTGCAAAAATTTCTTCGATATCCGCACCTTCGGCGCCGTGATGACCACTGAAGTCAACAGCGGCCAAGTACGCGGCCCCGTGCAACTGGCGTTTGCCCAATCAATTGACCCAATTATTCCGCTGGAAGTGTCCATCACCCGTATGGCGGTAACCAACGAAAAAGACCTTGAAAAAGAGCGCACCATGGGGCGTAAATACATTGTTCCCTATGCTCTTTACCGTGTTCACGGCTTTATCTCTGCCAATCTTGCCGCCAAAACCGGCTTTTCCGATGATGATTTAACCAAACTCTGGCAAGCCCTGCAACTGATGTTCGAGCACGACCGCTCCGCCGCCCGCGGCGAAATGGCGGCGCGTAAACTCATTGTATTCAAACACGATACCGCACTGGGCAGCTTGCCCGCACACAAACTGTTTGATGCCGTCAAAGTTGAGCGCGTCAACGGTGAAAGCGGCACGCCGGCATCGGGTTTTGCCGACTATCAAATCCGCATCGATTCAGACGGACTGAGCGGCGTGAGCGTGGAAGAATGGCTGTAA
- the cas8c gene encoding type I-C CRISPR-associated protein Cas8c/Csd1: MILASLARYYRRLATQNDDVGNPKVPPYGFSEEKIGWILVLDKEGRLQDAVPNFTADKKQQPKLMSVPQSFKRPGTTPKPFFLWDKTAYALGVEANKDKVQAKAEPVVPSEKTFEAFRQYHLDVLQHEQDEGLQAVRRFLQHWQPAQFVDYPCLSATLDANVVFALDKPSALIHKREAAQTLWAGRLKSDEAEQGLCLISGEEAPIARLHPAIKGVFGGQSSGGSIISFNKESFASFGKEQGANAPVSEVSAFAYTTALNYLLRRENGHCLTIGDASTVFWAEAADSETAAAAEDFFADIMTPPDDEQQSQKVFDILEQIAKGRPSQEIAPDLSPDTRFYILGLAPNAARISIRFWLDTTFGQLAVNLARHWQDLAMEPQPWKTAPSVWRLLLQTAVLGKSENISPVLAGEMMRAVIGGTLYPMSLLAQLIARIRADGDANGLRVAMIKAVLQRRFRKGFIHEEVPMSLNTESRNQAYLLGRLFAVLERIQYQALGELNAGIADRYYGSASAVPFSVFPRLLSGAKHHLSRLRKDKAGMAVNLDKDLGEIIAMLPETFPRHLSIDEQGRFAIGYYQQKQSYFAKKDPAVTQTHEGE; the protein is encoded by the coding sequence ATGATTTTGGCCTCACTGGCGCGTTATTACCGCCGCTTGGCAACGCAAAACGATGATGTTGGCAATCCAAAAGTACCGCCTTACGGCTTTAGCGAGGAAAAAATCGGCTGGATTTTGGTGTTGGATAAAGAAGGCCGTCTACAAGATGCGGTGCCGAATTTCACGGCGGATAAAAAACAGCAGCCGAAACTGATGAGCGTACCGCAATCTTTCAAGCGCCCCGGAACAACGCCTAAACCATTTTTCCTATGGGACAAAACGGCTTATGCCTTGGGTGTGGAAGCCAATAAAGACAAGGTGCAGGCGAAAGCCGAACCTGTGGTGCCGTCTGAAAAAACCTTTGAAGCCTTCCGGCAATATCATTTGGATGTGTTGCAACACGAACAAGATGAAGGTTTGCAGGCAGTCCGCCGCTTTTTGCAACACTGGCAGCCCGCGCAATTTGTCGATTATCCATGTCTGTCTGCAACTTTGGATGCCAATGTGGTGTTTGCTTTGGATAAACCTTCCGCCTTGATTCACAAGCGTGAAGCGGCGCAAACGCTATGGGCGGGCCGTCTGAAAAGCGACGAAGCCGAGCAGGGTTTATGCCTGATCAGCGGCGAAGAAGCGCCGATTGCGCGGCTGCATCCGGCGATTAAGGGCGTGTTCGGCGGGCAGAGTTCGGGCGGTTCGATTATTTCGTTCAATAAAGAATCCTTTGCTTCGTTTGGCAAAGAGCAGGGGGCGAATGCGCCAGTGTCGGAAGTATCCGCCTTTGCCTATACCACCGCACTGAACTATCTGCTGCGCCGCGAAAACGGCCATTGCCTCACCATCGGCGATGCCAGCACGGTGTTTTGGGCAGAAGCCGCCGACAGCGAAACCGCCGCCGCGGCCGAAGATTTCTTTGCCGACATCATGACCCCGCCCGATGACGAGCAGCAAAGCCAAAAAGTATTCGATATTTTAGAGCAAATCGCCAAAGGCCGCCCTTCGCAGGAAATCGCGCCCGATCTGTCGCCCGATACCCGCTTTTATATTTTGGGGTTGGCGCCGAATGCGGCGCGTATTTCCATCCGCTTTTGGTTGGATACCACGTTCGGGCAATTGGCAGTGAACCTAGCGCGGCATTGGCAGGATTTGGCGATGGAACCGCAACCATGGAAAACCGCCCCGTCGGTGTGGCGTTTGCTGCTTCAGACGGCCGTGTTGGGCAAAAGCGAAAATATTTCCCCCGTTTTGGCAGGCGAGATGATGCGTGCTGTAATCGGCGGCACGCTGTATCCGATGAGTCTGCTGGCGCAGTTGATTGCCCGTATCCGCGCCGACGGTGATGCCAACGGTTTGCGTGTTGCCATGATTAAAGCCGTGTTGCAACGGCGTTTCAGAAAAGGTTTTATTCACGAGGAGGTTCCCATGAGTTTGAACACCGAAAGCCGAAATCAGGCTTATTTGCTCGGGCGGCTGTTTGCCGTGCTTGAGCGGATCCAGTATCAGGCGTTGGGTGAATTGAATGCGGGCATTGCCGACCGCTATTACGGCTCCGCATCCGCCGTGCCGTTTTCCGTTTTTCCGCGTCTGTTGTCGGGCGCCAAACACCACTTATCGCGCCTACGTAAAGACAAAGCCGGTATGGCGGTCAATCTCGACAAAGATTTGGGCGAGATTATCGCCATGTTGCCTGAAACTTTCCCGCGCCATTTGAGTATCGACGAACAAGGTCGTTTTGCCATCGGCTATTACCAGCAAAAGCAAAGCTACTTCGCCAAAAAAGACCCCGCAGTTACCCAAACACATGAAGGAGAATAA
- the cas5c gene encoding type I-C CRISPR-associated protein Cas5c produces the protein MPNKIRLHIWGDYACFTRPEMKVERVSYDVITPSAARGILAAVHWKPAIRWVIDRIYVLKPIRFESVRRNELGGKISESKVSGAMRRKSVEGLYTLIDDDRQQRAATVLKDVGYVIEAHAVLTAKAGADDTITKHIEMFKRRASKGQCFQQPCMGVREFPAHFAWVDNDGVFPETSLSESDANRDLGWMLHDIDFDHGNLPKFFRAEMKNGVIEVPPFYAEEVKA, from the coding sequence ATGCCAAACAAAATCCGCCTACACATTTGGGGCGATTACGCCTGCTTTACCCGTCCGGAAATGAAGGTGGAACGGGTGTCTTATGATGTCATCACACCTTCTGCCGCGAGGGGGATTTTGGCGGCGGTGCATTGGAAGCCGGCGATCCGCTGGGTGATTGACCGCATTTATGTGTTAAAGCCGATCCGTTTTGAATCGGTGCGTCGCAATGAGTTGGGCGGCAAGATTTCGGAGAGTAAGGTCAGTGGGGCGATGCGGCGCAAGAGCGTGGAGGGGTTGTACACGTTGATTGACGACGACCGCCAGCAGCGTGCGGCAACGGTGTTGAAAGATGTGGGCTATGTGATTGAAGCCCATGCGGTACTCACGGCCAAAGCAGGCGCGGACGATACGATCACCAAGCATATTGAAATGTTTAAGCGGCGGGCATCAAAAGGGCAGTGTTTTCAGCAGCCGTGCATGGGCGTGCGTGAGTTTCCGGCACATTTTGCTTGGGTGGACAATGACGGTGTTTTCCCCGAAACCAGCCTGTCTGAAAGTGATGCCAACCGCGATTTGGGTTGGATGCTGCACGATATTGATTTTGACCACGGCAATCTGCCGAAATTTTTCCGCGCGGAAATGAAAAACGGGGTAATCGAAGTGCCGCCGTTTTACGCCGAGGAGGTGAAAGCATGA
- a CDS encoding DUF262 domain-containing protein — protein MQEPVKRLLDDIFYKFNEVYQQNSSLPPDEQVIDSKYPWYYLNTYVTNTIDGKVYVVDGQQRLTTLTLILLNLYHKAIANRSDLSDWVKSKIFGQSGYKKTFWMRHEAHLATLEALFQEQIDEAPVNSGLTAENMVKNYKVIKYWLEQNIKGENQLETFIFYFLRRLVLINLSVEQTDVPMVFEVINDRGVRLKPYEILKGKLLGQIDKIILDKNQYNQLWEDKTRAINQLSNDETDRFFRFYLKARFSQSRSDAKRYDGDYHRLMFSTEFQQNLKLDHNPQGVMCFLEKDFTYYSDLYVKLSTHLKKDDVGGFAFNRLNDIDGVLLLGLSVCKINDEKEDKKIKKIALETDRLFSLMQLQSVYESNNFQEALHRIAVSIRNADNDEIIRSAFDKELKDVLKDKTTSDEPMNYSLFKSTGDNLNTRFKRYFFARVEGFLAEQFGVEMRHTYEDLVTKTGAKNGFHIEHILSRNEESQRYFEDEDTFLVERNRLGGVLLLKGKDNISSSNEIYQQKLKTYSGTLLWNETLREDFYKSNLDVGHFKKEYKLDELKAINEFDAKALEERHVLLFKIAKMIWA, from the coding sequence ATGCAAGAACCTGTAAAACGGTTGTTAGATGATATTTTTTACAAATTTAACGAGGTATATCAGCAAAATAGTAGCTTACCTCCTGATGAACAGGTTATTGATAGTAAATATCCATGGTATTACTTAAATACTTATGTAACTAATACCATAGACGGAAAGGTTTATGTTGTAGATGGGCAGCAACGATTAACAACTTTAACTTTAATTTTATTGAACTTATACCATAAGGCTATTGCTAATAGAAGTGATCTATCTGATTGGGTAAAAAGTAAAATATTTGGCCAATCAGGTTATAAAAAAACTTTTTGGATGAGGCACGAGGCTCATTTAGCAACATTAGAGGCACTGTTTCAAGAACAGATTGATGAAGCTCCAGTGAATAGTGGCTTAACTGCTGAAAATATGGTGAAAAATTATAAGGTTATTAAATATTGGTTAGAACAGAATATAAAAGGAGAAAACCAATTAGAAACGTTTATATTTTACTTTTTACGTCGTTTAGTATTAATTAATTTGTCCGTAGAGCAGACAGATGTCCCTATGGTATTTGAGGTTATTAATGATCGTGGCGTTCGTTTAAAACCTTACGAAATTCTAAAAGGTAAACTGCTTGGTCAGATTGATAAAATTATATTGGATAAAAACCAATATAATCAGCTTTGGGAGGATAAAACGCGTGCAATTAATCAATTATCTAATGATGAAACTGATCGTTTCTTCCGCTTTTATTTAAAAGCTCGTTTTAGTCAAAGCCGTAGCGATGCCAAACGTTATGATGGTGATTATCATCGATTAATGTTTTCAACAGAGTTCCAGCAGAATTTGAAACTAGACCATAATCCGCAAGGTGTTATGTGTTTTTTGGAGAAAGATTTTACTTATTATTCTGATTTATATGTGAAATTATCAACTCACCTCAAAAAAGACGATGTAGGTGGATTTGCGTTTAACCGTTTAAATGATATTGACGGTGTACTTTTGTTAGGTCTATCGGTTTGCAAGATTAATGATGAGAAAGAAGATAAAAAAATTAAGAAGATTGCATTAGAAACTGACAGATTATTTTCTTTAATGCAGCTTCAGAGTGTTTACGAAAGTAACAACTTCCAAGAAGCATTGCATCGAATTGCAGTCAGTATTCGCAATGCGGATAACGATGAAATTATCCGTTCTGCATTTGATAAAGAATTAAAAGATGTATTAAAAGACAAAACAACATCGGATGAACCAATGAACTACTCTTTGTTTAAGTCAACAGGAGATAATTTAAATACTCGTTTTAAACGTTATTTCTTCGCTCGAGTAGAAGGCTTTCTTGCAGAACAATTTGGTGTCGAAATGAGACATACTTATGAAGATCTAGTTACAAAAACAGGGGCGAAGAATGGTTTTCATATCGAACATATACTATCCAGAAATGAAGAAAGTCAAAGATATTTTGAAGATGAAGATACGTTCCTTGTGGAACGGAATAGATTAGGTGGAGTTTTGCTATTAAAAGGAAAAGACAATATTTCCAGTAGTAATGAAATCTATCAACAAAAATTAAAAACTTATTCTGGTACGTTGCTTTGGAATGAGACATTAAGAGAAGATTTTTACAAATCCAATCTTGATGTTGGGCATTTTAAGAAAGAATATAAATTAGACGAATTAAAGGCAATTAATGAGTTTGATGCAAAAGCATTGGAAGAACGCCATGTACTGTTATTTAAAATTGCCAAAATGATTTGGGCTTAA